A genomic stretch from Lepisosteus oculatus isolate fLepOcu1 chromosome 7, fLepOcu1.hap2, whole genome shotgun sequence includes:
- the tubgcp6 gene encoding gamma-tubulin complex component 6 produces MAGVSGGSCSITELLGALCDAHLAGGACKPRAWRGGREAARRALRRRAYGALLSRLFREPPPGGGGAPRRPPPPPATPPRNKVLMLAFDLRVAGCCQEAAQLEELLGRLGGAPGGLDSVLELLVQLAGSAPPPAPSYSRDFMRRERPVLRRPPLAGYDSAELWRLEAEAWALVCGEEWGALGGLCTTLGLMEAPPGTGTGLLALGRAGEGRERYEKETRLSLFGALQHTRTSDMEIRLDLPPVPSNAELTGLAIRVPPSLDQSEDEGFQSASNLTPDSQSEPSPSPEPDVWEALRSFEPGRRRCWEGIGCPPGRKELPYLSEAGREAFDQLYQLREGGLQLLSTAAALPPSPLPLHTQTQLVTDVLNVLIGVASTTFPLDQVTVQFSPCPGICVSGVSPDSMQGLLGELAEYGTHYLRLSRFCLQGAHKRGLVFQAFTGALRRYLQYYRACVLCTPPTLSLLAIGFLFRKVGRQLRYLSELCCVDGGAGGSQAVGRSSLASFPVGVKLLSYLYNEAQSNCSNENYAVLLSLLKSSCEPYTRFIYDWVYSGVFRDVYGEFMIQVNEDFLSCRDKQFWTQGYTLISQDVEECVPVFLRHMANDIYVCGKTINLLKICCPQHYICWSELPVPRIAVTFSLQEVEEVERDCAVYRGRMERIACHCATSREEKALRTEQARQELIGQVRESAARTLESIRGRQVSRRLAEEARKRERFEEMKQQLEQDREWRSEARRREQEDDFGFARELRDRERRLQALEEQLERQARKELVEQYSRLSEEAARRERRALWRAHRLRLDSARAQFLEEDRRHTQALLQQFPLGQGRPLLDILPKTQLLTHRAAQSEQQPSQTEAPLLPGQGDQDQREQGLPGSESQDTDTSPETPGAPAPSSSPAAPLPSLGGEPLISEELDLDDFLPRARPAQDRGHSRNHALDAALLRIESDLLAGAAVGPAPVQDYDFSSPFSLLQAEETPPRGSPNLGQGETNREQALCPPRPHIYGHPSTAHIRVGENVSEVEEVLPRPGSDGQPSDSSIPLGQYASEVGLSRPQRSSHGHPSQASVQLGEQTQGSGAAPDQGARRARLSQGLPASEGTVGPDVHTGAASPESAQPVHGREGTLEEGASRPSESTTPLANREGSSHGREAHQGRKPVDPQLCALGLSKEELVDPEPGDHESVTGAVLTPEGRQSIPHAARAERKLDGKAPEAESIDPRHSSREDASDANSKVGRIPAVDIRDHPSSAHFKVGAFVLEQEPQPPAPSVYGHVSDASINVGQHVSEVVAPVPAANRHGHSSDASIKVGGFVSEVAQPRPRWNRHGHTTDARIKVGGYVSEQEPPRPKPSAHGHASDTSLRVGCVVSGTEPSLPTPQPHGHASDTSLQVGCVVSGTAPSLPTPQPHGHASDTSLQVGCVVSGTAPSLPTPQPHGHASDTSLQVGCVVSGTAPSLPTPQPHGHASDTSLQVGCVVSGTEPSLPVPQPHGHASDTSLQVGCVVSGTAPSLPTPQPHGHASDTSLQVGCVVSGTEPSLPTPQPHGHASDSSIKVGQNVAEAPPAPRPRWNVHGHASQSHFRLGVLVSTLQPPQPPPGTPTAGNGQRGVVQGPVGKEEAGAHSNTGQDEAPVQCAEGSPGWSSEQEYLLSLAAQYEVEQYQDNYSLLMAAPDMQLLQQVTRGAHSLLPDPSLRRATDTTAVQLSELVSLPVLMKHSVTAPLITHASLVNKAVVDYFFVELEVERHFEALRHFLLMEDGEFAQSLSDLLFEKLGSGQTPGELLTPFVLNSILTRALQYSLHGDSPLAANFTFALRFLPETFHPHAPDALGCLELRYKVDWPLNIVITDSCMSKYNRLFSFLLQLKHMVWTLRDVWFHLKRAALVKGAGRGGQFRQLQLYRHEMQHFVKVIQGYIANQILQVSWSEFSQRLGSVSDLDAIHRRHADYLNRAIFRGLLTEKAAPVMNIIHSIFSLILKFRTQLIAQPWGCQQGEAEHPNFVAMQHSYRTFKYYSHFLFKVVTKLVNRGYQPHLEDFLLRINFNNYYKDS; encoded by the exons ATGGCCGGCGTCTCCGGCGGCAGCTGCAGCATCACGGAGCTGCTGGGCGCCCTGTGCGACGCCCACCTGGCGGGAGGGGCGTGCAAGCCGCGCGCGTGGCGGGGGGGCCGCGAGGCAGCGCGGcgggccctgcggcggcgcgcCTACGGGGCCCTGCTGTCCCGCCTCTTCCGAGAGCCCCCCCCCGGCGGCGGCGGGGCCCCGCGccgccccccgcccccgcccgcCACGCCCCCCCGGAACAAGGTGCTGATGCTGGCGTTCGACCTGCGCGTGGCGGGCTGCTGCCAGGAGGCCGCGCAGCTGGAGGAGCTGCTGGGGCGGCTGGGGGGGGCGCCGGGGGGGCTGGACTCCGTGCTGGAGCTCCTGGTCCAGCTGGCGGGCTCCgcgcccccccccgccccctcctACAGCCGCGACTTCATGCGGAGGGAGAGGCCCGTGCTGcggcgccccccgctggccgGCTACGATAGTGCCGAGCTGTGGCGGCTGGAAGCAGAGGCCTGGGccctggtgtgtggggaggagTGGGGGGCCCTGGGGGGTCTCTGCACCACCCTGGGCCTGATGGAGGCGCCCCCCGGCACGGGCACGGGCCTGCTGGCGCTGGGCAGGGCGGGGGAGGGCAGGGAGCGTTACGAGAAGGAGACGCGCCTCTCGCTGTTTGGAGCCCTGCAGCACACCCGGACCTCTGACATGGAGATCCGTCTGGACCTGCCCCCGGTGCCCAGCAACGCCGAGCTCACGGGGCTGGCCATCCGG GTCCCCCCGAGTCTTGACCAGTCCGAGGACGAGGGGTTCCAGTCTGCCTCAAACCTGACGCCAGATTCGCAGTCCGAGCCGAGCCCCAGCCCGGAGCCGGACGTGTGGGAGGCGCTGCGGAGTTTCGAGCCGGGCCGCCGGCGCTGCTGGGAGGGGATCGGCTG CCCCCCCGGGAGGAAGGAGCTGCCCTACCTGTCGGAAGCCGGACGGGAGGCGTTCGACCAGCTGTACCAGCTGCGGGAGGGGGGTCTGCAGCTCCTGAGCACTGCGGCTGCCCTGCCGCCCTCCCCTCTGCCCCTTCACACCCAGACCCAGCTGGTCACCGACGTGCTCAACGTCCTGATCGGAGTGGCTTCCACAACCTTCCCCCTCGACCAG GTGACGGTGCAGTTCAGCCCGTGCCCTGGCATCTGTGTGTCGGGCGTCTCTCCGGACAGCATGCAGGGGCTGCTGGGCGAGCTGGCGGAGTACGGCACGCACTACCTGCGGCTCAGCCGCTTCTGCCTGCAGGGCGCGCACAAGAGGGGACTGGTGTTCCAG GCCTTCACCGGGGCTCTGCGGCGGTACCTGCAGTATTACCGCGCCTGTGTCCTGTGCACGCCGCCCACTCTCAGCCTGCTCGCCATCGGCTTCCTGTTCCGGAAGGTGGGACGGCAGCTCAG GTACCTGTCCGAGCTGTGCTGTGTGGATGGGGGTGCCGGAGGCAGTCAGGCCGTGGGCAGGAGCAGTTTGGCCTCCTTCCCTGTG GGAGTCAAGCTGCTGTCCTACCTGTACAATGAGGCCCAGAGTAACTGCAGCAACGAGAACTACGCTGTCCTGCTGTCCCTGCTCAAGAGCAGCTGTGAGCCCTACACGCG GTTCATCTACGACTGGGTGTACAGTGGGGTGTTCAGAGATGTGTACGGAGAGTTCATGATTCAGGTGAACGAAGACTTCCTCAGTTGTCGAG ACAAGCAGTTCTGGACGCAGGGCTACACTCTGATCTCGCAGGATGTGGAGGAGTGTGTTCCGGTCTTCCTGAGACACATGGCCAATGACATTTATGTCTGTGGCAAGACCATCAATCTGCTGAAGATCTGCTGCCCCCAG CACTACATCTGCTGGTCGGAGCTGCCGGTGCCGCGGATCGCCGTCACCTTCTCCCTGCAGGAGGTGGAGGAGGTGGAGCGGGACTGCGCCGTGTACCGCGGGCGCATGGAGAGGATCGCGTGCCACTGTGCCACGAGCAGGGAGGAGAAG GCCTTGCGCACGGAACAGGCCCGCCAGGAGCTGATCGGCCAGGTCAGGGAGTCTGCAGCCAGAACGCTAGAGAGCATCCGAG GGCGGCAGGTGTCCCGGCGGCTGGCGGAAGAGGCGAGGAAGAGGGAGCGATTCGAGGagatgaagcagcagctggAGCAGGACCGGGAG TGGCGCAGCGAGGCGCGCAGACGGGAGCAGGAGGACGATTTTGGGTTCGCCCGGGAGCTGAGGGACCGCGAGCGCAGGCTGCAGGCCCTGGAGGAGCAGCTGGAGCGCCAGGCCAG GAAGGAGCTGGTGGAGCAGTACAGCCGGCTGTCGGAGGAGGCCGCGCGGCGGGAGCGGCGGGCCCTGTGGAGGGCACACAGGCTGCGGCTGGACTCCGCCAGGGCCCAGTTCCTGGAGGAGGACCGCAGGCACACGCAG GCTCTACTACAGCAGTTTCCACTTGGACAGGGCAGACCTCTGCTGGACATCCTCCCCAAGACACAGCTCCTGACCCACAGAGCAGCCCAGAGTGAGCAGCAGCCCTCCCAGACAGAG GCACCTCTTCTCCCAGGGCAAGGTGACCAGGACCAGAGAGAGCAGGGGCTGCCAGGCAGTGAGAGCCAGGATACGGACACCTCTCCCGAGACGCCAGGTGCTCCTGCACCCTCCTCCTCCCCAGCCGCCCCCCTGCCATCCCTGGGAGGCGAACCCCTGATCTCGGAAGAGCTGGACCTCGACGATTTCCTCCCAAGAGCACGCCCCGCCCAGGACAGGGGCCACAGCCGGAACCACGCCCTGGACGCGGCTCTTCTGCGCATCGAGTCTGACCTTCTGGCCGGTGCTGCTGTTGGCCCTGCCCCGGTCCAGGATTATGATTTCAGCAGCCCCTTCAGCTTGTTACAGGCCGAGGAGACGCCCCCCCGGGGGAGCCCCAACCTGGGGCAGGGGGAGACCAACAGGGAGCAAGCCCTGTGCCCACCCAGGCCCCATATTTACGGCCACCCCTCTACGGCCCATATCCGGGTGGGGGAAAACGTGTCCGAAGTGGAGGAGGTGCTGCCGAGGCCCGGTTCCGATGGCCAGCCCTCCGACTCCAGCATCCCCCTGGGGCAGTACGCCTCGGAGGTGGGGCTATCGCGTCCCCAGCGGAGTTCTCATGGTCACCCCTCCCAGGCCTCCGTGCAGCTCGGGGAGCAGACCCAGGGATCCGGAGCCGCGCCGGATCAGGGGGCGCGTCGAGCACGGCTCAGCCAGGGGCTGCCGGCTTCCGAAGGGACCGTCGGTCCAGACGTCCACACGGGAGCAGCCAGCCCAGAGTCGGCGCAGCCAGTTCACGGCAGAGAGGGAACGTTGGAAGAGGGCGCGTCCAGACCCAGTGAGAGTACGACACCCCTAGCCAACAGAGAGGGCAGCAGCCATGGACGTGAGGCTCACCAGGGTAGGAAGCCTGTGGATCCACAGCTCTGTGCACTGGGGTTGTCCAAGGAGGAGCTGGTTGATCCTGAGCCAGGGGATCATGAGTCGGTCACAGGGGCTGTTCTTACTCCCGAGGGTCGGCAGTCCATTCCACACGCTGCCCGTGCCGAAAGGAAACTGGACGGCAAAGCCCCAGAAGCGGAGAGCATTGACCCTCGGCACAGCTCTCGTGAGGATGCCTCTGATGCCAACAGCAAGGTTGGTCGTATCCCGGCCGTGGATATCCGGGACCACCCCTCCAGTGCCCATTTCAAGGTTGGGGCATTCGTGCTGGAACAAgagccccagccccccgcgccCAGCGTCTACGGCCACGTTTCAGACGCCAGCATCAACGTGGGGCAGCACGTCTCCGAGGTCGTCGCCCCGGTACCGGCGGCAAATCGTCACGGCCATTCCTCCGACGCCAGTATTAAAGTCGGGGGGTTCGTGTCAGAAGTGGCACAGCCCCGCCCGCGTTGGAACAGGCACGGCCACACCACGGATGCCAGGATCAAAGTGGGGGGGTATGTGTCGGAGCAGGAGCCCCCCAGGCCGAAGCCCAGCGCTCACGGGCACGCCTCGGACACCAGCCTGCGGGTGGGGTGTGTGGTCTCGGGCACGGAGCCATCGTTACCCACCCCCCAGCCTCACGGGCACGCGTCTGACACCAGCCTGCAGGTGGGGTGTGTGGTCTCGGGCACAGCCCCATCGTTACCCACCCCCCAGCCCCACGGGCACGCGTCTGACACCAGCCTGCAGGTGGGGTGTGTGGTCTCGGGCACTGCCCCATCGTTACCCACCCCCCAGCCCCACGGGCACGCCTCGGACACCAGCCTGCAGGTGGGGTGTGTGGTCTCGGGCACGGCCCCATCCTTACCCACCCCCCAGCCTCACGGGCACGCGTCTGACACCAGCCTGCAGGTGGGGTGTGTGGTCTCGGGCACGGAGCCATCGTTACCCGTCCCCCAGCCCCACGGGCACGCCTCGGACACCAGCCTGCAGGTGGGGTGTGTGGTCTCGGGCACAGCCCCATCGTTACCCACCCCCCAGCCCCACGGGCACGCCTCGGACACCAGCCTGCAGGTGGGGTGTGTGGTCTCGGGCACGGAGCCATCATTACCCACCCCCCAGCCTCACGGGCACGCCTCGGACTCCAGCATCAAGGTGGGGCAGAATGTGGCCGAGGCCCCCCCTGCTCCCAGGCCACGCTGGAACGTTCACGGCCATGCCTCCCAGTCCCACTTCAGACTGGGAGTACTGGTGTCAACTCTGCAgcccccccagccccccccgGGCACGCCAACTGCGGGGAACGGGCAGAGGGGCGTCGTGCAGG GCCCTGTGGggaaggaggaagctggagctcACAGTAACACAGGGCAGGATGAGGCCCCAGTACAGTGCGCAGAGGGCTCTCCAGGGTGGAGCAGTGAGCAGGAATACCTCCTGTCCCTCGCAGCCCAGTATGAGGTGGAGCAGTACCAGGACAACTACAGTCTCCTGA TGGCCGCTCCGGACATGCAGCTGCTCCAGCAGGTGACCCGAGGGGCCCACAGCCTACTGCCGGACCCCTCCCTGCGCCGGGCCACGGACACCACGGCCGTGCAGCTCAGCGAGTTGGTGTCCCTGCCGGTGCTGATGAAGCACTCCGTCACCGCGCCCCTCATCACGCA CGCCTCCCTGGTGAACAAGGCTGTGGTGGACTACTTCTTCGTGGAGCTCGAGGTGGAGCGGCACTTCGAGGCCCTGCGGCACTTCCTGCTGATGGAGGACGGGGAGTTTGCCCAGTCCCTGAGCGACCTGCTGTTTGAGAAA CTTGGCAGTGGCCAGACCCCAGGGGAGCTCTTGACCCCCTTTGTGCTGAACTCCATCTTGACCCGGGCTCTGCAGTACAGTCTCCATGGCGACAGTCCGCTGGCGGCCAACTTCACCTTTGCCTTGCGCTTCCTGCCGGAGACCTTCCACCCCCATGCCCCTGACGCCCTGGGCTGCCTGGAGCTGCGCTACAAG GTGGACTGGCCGCTGAACATCGTCATCACCGACAGCTGCATGAGCAAGTACAACCGTCTCTTCTccttcctgctgcagctgaagcACATGGTCTGGACGCTGCGCGACGTCTGGTTCCACCTGAAGAGGGCAG ctctggTGAAGGGGGCCGGCCGCGGGGGGCAGTTCCGCCAGCTGCAGCTGTATCGCCACGAGATGCAGCACTTCGTGAAGGTGATCCAGGGCTACATCGCCAACCAGATCCTGCAGGTGTCCTGGAGCGAGTTCTCCCAGCGGCTGGGCAGTGTCAGCGACCTGGACGCCATCCACCGCAGGCACGCCGACTACCTCAACAGAGCCATCTTCAG GGGCCTGCTGACAGAGAAGGCTGCCCCTGTGATGAACATAATCCACAGCATCTTCAGCCTGATCCTGAAATTCCGCACCCAGCTCATCGCACAGCCCTGGGGCTGCCAGCAGGGGGAGGCAGAGCACCCCAATTTCGTGGCCATGCAGCACTCGTACCGCACCTTCAAGTACTACTCCCACTTCCTCTTCAAAG TGGTCACCAAGCTGGTGAACAGGGGTTACCAGCCCCATCTGGAGGACTTTCTTCTGCGCATCAACTTCAACAACTACTACAAGGACTCCTGA